In Deltaproteobacteria bacterium, the following are encoded in one genomic region:
- the tsaE gene encoding tRNA (adenosine(37)-N6)-threonylcarbamoyltransferase complex ATPase subunit type 1 TsaE: protein MRPETCTVISEHPDDTFTAGEIIGRALKPGDVVALIGELGAGKTCITRGIARGIGISDSYYITSPTFTLINEYPGRIPLYHMDMYRISGPEYMEDIGFDEYLSGGGVVVVEWAERIAGILPSGTLYIHIEYRGEQERNIHLSGCPDLILEIRNDLEKGGCALWL from the coding sequence ATGAGACCGGAAACCTGTACCGTGATTTCGGAACACCCCGATGATACCTTCACCGCAGGGGAGATCATCGGGAGAGCGCTCAAACCGGGCGATGTGGTCGCCCTGATCGGTGAACTAGGCGCCGGAAAGACCTGCATTACCCGAGGGATCGCTCGAGGGATCGGGATTTCCGATAGTTATTATATTACCAGTCCGACCTTTACCCTGATCAATGAATATCCGGGGCGGATTCCCCTGTACCATATGGACATGTACCGGATATCGGGACCGGAGTACATGGAAGATATCGGCTTTGACGAGTATCTGTCCGGAGGCGGCGTTGTCGTCGTGGAGTGGGCCGAGCGAATCGCAGGGATCCTGCCTTCCGGGACACTGTATATTCATATCGAATACCGGGGGGAACAGGAGCGGAATATTCACCTTTCGGGGTGTCCGGATCTGATCTTGGAAATACGGAATGATTTAGAAAAGGGAGGTTGTGCTCTGTGGCTTTGA